TAACAAAACGCATATCATGCTGCACCATAATTTTCACAAGCTCTTTGAAAGGAGTTTTAGTTGGATTCCAGCCAAGTAGAGTGCGTGCTTTAGTAGGATCACCCAGCAACTGTTCAACCTCTGCCGGGCGGAAGTACTTAGGATCCACTTCAACAATAATACGACCTGTATCAGCATCAATACCCTTTTCATTCACACCCTCACCTTCCCAGCGCAGATTAATACCGGCTTCAGCAAAAGCAAGAGTACAAAATTCACGAACAGAGTGCATCTCACCCGTTGCAATCACGAAATCTTCAGGTTCAGGATGCTGCAGAATCAGCCACATACACTCAACATAATCCCTGGCATATCCCCAGTCACGCTTAGCATCAAGATTGCCCAGATAAAGTTTATCCTGCATCCCCTGTGCTATACGTGCAGCAGCAATAGTTATCTTACGAGTAACGAAAGTCTCCCCTCTCCTTTCACTCTCATGATTAAACAAAATACCGTTAACAGCGTACATACCGTACGACTCCCTGTAGTTCTTCGTAATCCAGAAGCCATAAAGCTTAGCAACACCATAAGGACTTCGGGGATAAAAAGGTGTAGTCTCCTTCTGAGGAACCTCCTGTACCAGTCCAAACAGCTCAGACGTTGAAGCCTGATAAATACGGGTTTTCTTTTCCAGGCCGAGAATACGAACCGCCTCCAGCAGTCTCAGCGTACCCACTGCATCCACCTCGGCAGTATACTCCGGAACATCAAAACTCACCTTAACATGACTCTGAGCGGCAAGGTTATATATTTCATCCGGTTTAATTGTCTGAATTATTCTGATAAGAGAGCTCGAATCAGTCATATCAGCATAATGCAGATTGATCAGTCGCTTCTGATGCATATCCCTCACCCACTCATCCAGGTAAAGATGTTCAATCCTCCCTGTGTTAAAAGAAGAAGATCTGCGCATAAGTCCATGCACCTCATACCCTTTCTCCAGAAGAAACTCCGCAAGATACGATCCGTCCTGTCCCGTGATTCCGGTAATCAAAGCTGTTTTTGTCATTTTTATAGTTTTATAGCATCAGTATACAGTACCCATGGCATTCAACCAACGAGGTAATGATGTTTGAACATCAAATGTACAAAAAATGTTTAAATTTGCTATGAAAAATCACTTCTAATTGGTCTTAGCTACACCAGTCTGAAACTTGTCATTCTCTTTTTTGGGACTACAAACGACCTATAAATTTGCACTTTACTCAAACTATTTATAATTTTAAGTTAACAATTTATATAGCTTCTCGATAAAGCTATTTTTTGTTGCCCAATCTAACATATTGGACAACTTCTTATCTATTTTATTAACTATTTTAAATTTATTTCAAATGTTAAGACTAAATTCTTTCAAATGCAATGTAAGAAATTCAGCTTTAGCGCTAGGATTAATTTTAACTGCAGGCTTATCCTCCTGTGAAGAAAAAGGATTGGATCTTTACGGTGAAAACAGAGAAGATGTAGAAGCAACCTTTATTACAACAATCCGGCCATCAACCCGGATGTCGGACGACAAGTGGGAATCGGGTGATGCAATAGGGGTTTTCGCAATCAGCAACGGAGAGATTCTGTCAGATTCATCAATCTACAACAACTATAAAAACATTAAATATATAAATAAGAGTGATGGCAGCATAGCCAATTTTGAGGCTGCAGAAACAGCTATAAAGTATCCCGACACCAAAGAAATGCTCGATTTTACCGCCTATTACCCCTATACAGATACCGGGTATATCGGAGTAAACGATTTCAGTTTATCAGTCGATATCTCACAACAATCACCACACTCAGCAATCGATATTCTATATGCAAAAGCAACCGGTTACAACAGAGATAACCCCGAAGTAGATTTACATTTCACACACTCACTTTCACAGTTCTGTCTCAACATCACTGCTTCGGAGGATATCTCACTCGAAGGAGTTGAGATAAACATTATCAACGCAGTCACAAAAGGAGTTATGAATCTGAAAGATGGAACAGTAACCCCTTCAGAGATATCAGGGGACACAATCAAACCAGTAATAAATTATGATTCATTAGAAAACAGGATAACCGCAACAGCAATTATGATTCCCGGATGGAACCTCTCAGATGCAGAGACAGTTGTACAGACACCTAATGGAAACATCTACACCCTTAAGCCTGATATATCAGAGCTATTACCAAATAAAAGAATAATCTGCAGTTACAAGCTAACACCCAAAACGGTAGTAGTCATACCCGGCGGCATCACGATATTACCATGGGAAGATATTTCAGAAGAGACTATCCACGAAGTAGAGCCTGACGACACCGAAGCAACCATACCTGCCGAGAGCGAAAAATCATATACAGGTGATGGCACATCAGACTTTCCCTATTCCGTTGCCGAGGCTATTTCAAATCAGGGAGATACAGTAGTATGGGTAAAAGGATACATCGTTGGATTTGCTGATTGTAATAATAGCGATACCTATGAGTTAAGTAACAAATATGTATTAACAAATTCAACGGAAAGTATAGTTCTTGCAGATATCCCAAAGGAAGAAGATATTACAAAAATACTGCCTGTTAAATTTGGAGTCGGAAGGGATGCAAAA
This portion of the Lascolabacillus massiliensis genome encodes:
- the gmd gene encoding GDP-mannose 4,6-dehydratase → MTKTALITGITGQDGSYLAEFLLEKGYEVHGLMRRSSSFNTGRIEHLYLDEWVRDMHQKRLINLHYADMTDSSSLIRIIQTIKPDEIYNLAAQSHVKVSFDVPEYTAEVDAVGTLRLLEAVRILGLEKKTRIYQASTSELFGLVQEVPQKETTPFYPRSPYGVAKLYGFWITKNYRESYGMYAVNGILFNHESERRGETFVTRKITIAAARIAQGMQDKLYLGNLDAKRDWGYARDYVECMWLILQHPEPEDFVIATGEMHSVREFCTLAFAEAGINLRWEGEGVNEKGIDADTGRIIVEVDPKYFRPAEVEQLLGDPTKARTLLGWNPTKTPFKELVKIMVQHDMRFVKKLKLKSDIDLEVNGNK
- a CDS encoding fimbrillin family protein, with amino-acid sequence MLRLNSFKCNVRNSALALGLILTAGLSSCEEKGLDLYGENREDVEATFITTIRPSTRMSDDKWESGDAIGVFAISNGEILSDSSIYNNYKNIKYINKSDGSIANFEAAETAIKYPDTKEMLDFTAYYPYTDTGYIGVNDFSLSVDISQQSPHSAIDILYAKATGYNRDNPEVDLHFTHSLSQFCLNITASEDISLEGVEINIINAVTKGVMNLKDGTVTPSEISGDTIKPVINYDSLENRITATAIMIPGWNLSDAETVVQTPNGNIYTLKPDISELLPNKRIICSYKLTPKTVVVIPGGITILPWEDISEETIHEVEPDDTEATIPAESEKSYTGDGTSDFPYSVAEAISNQGDTVVWVKGYIVGFADCNNSDTYELSNKYVLTNSTESIVLADIPKEEDITKILPVKFGVGRDAKDRLNLKENEDARGREVMILCNLEEVYNSPGGNNIIDYKLI